A genomic region of Aeropyrum pernix K1 contains the following coding sequences:
- a CDS encoding tyrosine-type recombinase/integrase, which translates to MEAYSKNSTAAPSSSHAEGESTADVLGYEGVEVLPEPKDVPQEARRQLLNLLAERGKVKPSTLGVSRAYFYQMRRGLRPISDSILERLLELATDDDLAGIPFFAPYVDYQRVKGYDVDRLVRLVAEWARANPASAKVFLDSLSAELERLGLVGKAIKVSERHVREFEGYLEARVRSGDMDPGTAGDRLRYLRMALEELGYVLTKQALRGLIRRYQASQPGVADHIYKSLKLFVKEVVQDRELLEAIPYPRVRWGSPEAPQWSDICRVVEALPHAGAPRALLLLLASTGLRVETAYSLPLDSLKLSERLVWVWSLKRSKRTYFSFITERVKGELEVYLEARRRHLEILGRGSGKLFPYKPRRLREAIYEAMDRELGRRFQLKLIRKRVAEHLSHHLSTLELNVIMGHAPREVVEKHYLLRDQIEDLRRKYDKAMAKVPCLGGGEAG; encoded by the coding sequence ATGGAAGCGTATAGCAAGAATAGTACCGCCGCTCCAAGCAGTAGTCACGCCGAGGGGGAGAGCACGGCCGATGTCCTGGGCTATGAGGGGGTAGAGGTGCTCCCCGAGCCTAAGGACGTGCCGCAAGAGGCTAGACGCCAGCTTCTCAACCTGTTGGCCGAGAGGGGGAAAGTAAAGCCCTCGACTCTCGGTGTGAGCCGCGCATACTTCTACCAGATGCGGAGGGGGCTACGCCCCATATCCGACTCTATCCTGGAGAGGCTTCTGGAGCTAGCTACTGACGACGACCTGGCCGGAATCCCCTTCTTCGCTCCCTACGTAGACTATCAGCGGGTGAAGGGTTACGATGTGGATAGGCTCGTTAGGCTGGTAGCCGAGTGGGCGAGGGCTAACCCTGCTAGCGCTAAGGTGTTCTTGGATAGCCTTTCAGCGGAGCTGGAGCGCCTGGGGCTCGTTGGGAAGGCTATCAAGGTGTCAGAACGGCATGTTAGGGAGTTTGAGGGCTACCTCGAGGCGAGGGTTAGGAGCGGGGACATGGATCCCGGGACGGCGGGAGATAGGCTTAGGTACCTCAGGATGGCCCTCGAGGAGCTGGGCTACGTCCTGACCAAGCAGGCTTTAAGGGGTTTAATAAGGAGGTATCAGGCCTCCCAGCCCGGCGTCGCAGATCACATATACAAGTCACTCAAGCTCTTCGTAAAGGAGGTGGTCCAGGACAGGGAACTCCTGGAGGCCATACCCTACCCGAGGGTTAGGTGGGGCAGCCCGGAGGCGCCTCAATGGAGTGATATATGCAGGGTCGTAGAAGCTCTCCCACACGCTGGTGCCCCTAGGGCCCTACTCCTGCTATTGGCATCCACAGGGCTGAGGGTCGAAACAGCCTACTCTCTACCGCTAGACTCGCTAAAACTCTCTGAGAGGCTGGTCTGGGTCTGGAGCCTTAAGAGGAGTAAGAGGACCTACTTCTCCTTCATAACCGAGAGGGTTAAAGGCGAGCTGGAGGTGTATCTGGAAGCCAGGAGGAGGCACCTAGAGATCCTGGGTAGGGGCTCGGGCAAACTGTTCCCCTACAAGCCCCGGAGGCTCAGGGAGGCTATCTACGAGGCTATGGATAGGGAGCTGGGCCGGAGGTTCCAGCTGAAGCTCATTAGAAAGCGGGTGGCGGAGCACCTGAGCCACCACCTCTCAACCCTGGAGCTGAACGTGATAATGGGCCACGCCCCGAGGGAGGTCGTGGAGAAGCACTACCTCCTCAGAGACCAGATCGAGGACCTCCGCAGAAAATACGACAAGGCTATGGCTAAGGTGCCGTGTCTAGGCGGAGGTGAGGCGGGATGA
- a CDS encoding tRNA-wybutosine modification methyltransferase TYW3 has protein sequence MGSIEEVLLEERLIGYLDPGAEKVLARINRPSKIVSTSSCTGRITLIEGEAHWLRNGARVAYKTHHPISRSEVERVLRRGFTNLWLKVTGPILHLRVEGWQCAKSLLEAARRNGFKHSGVISIAEDSRLVIEIMSSQSMSVPLVMEGARIVGDDALDMLIEKANTILVESRIGLDTFSREVEELVECF, from the coding sequence ATGGGTAGTATAGAGGAGGTGCTTTTGGAGGAGAGGCTCATAGGATATCTAGACCCCGGAGCCGAGAAAGTTTTAGCGAGGATAAACAGGCCTTCAAAAATAGTGTCTACAAGCAGTTGTACAGGGAGGATAACACTGATCGAGGGCGAGGCTCACTGGCTCAGGAACGGGGCAAGAGTAGCGTACAAGACCCATCACCCCATATCCCGGAGTGAGGTTGAAAGGGTTCTAAGGAGGGGCTTCACAAACCTTTGGCTCAAGGTGACCGGCCCTATACTACATCTCAGGGTTGAGGGGTGGCAGTGTGCAAAGTCCCTTCTCGAGGCAGCTAGGAGAAACGGGTTCAAGCACAGCGGAGTCATAAGCATAGCTGAGGATTCAAGACTCGTCATAGAAATAATGAGCAGCCAGAGCATGTCAGTACCTCTAGTTATGGAGGGTGCTAGGATAGTCGGCGACGATGCCCTAGATATGCTGATTGAGAAAGCAAACACTATACTAGTTGAGTCTAGAATCGGGCTAGACACGTTTTCAAGAGAGGTCGAAGAGCTTGTCGAATGCTTTTAA
- a CDS encoding class I SAM-dependent methyltransferase: MALLKEIAEEVLGRDKAALLWKRIDIIGDIAVIKKPIHGGVSIEDLRLVAGELLRRLPHVRSVWLATGPVGGLFKVRRDLLHLAGEKRTSTVYREHGAEFLVDISKVFITPRLSFEHLRVARLVKPGETVVNMFAGVGVFSIIIALKSRPSKVYSIDINPDAYRLMIENIRLNRVEDVVEPMLGDSARIVSESLRGVADRVLMPLPDLALDYIGHALDALRGRGWLHVYLHVDYERGKGHLRRACKLVEAEVERRGWRVVEAKARVVRSVGPKLLQVVVDAVVRRDG, encoded by the coding sequence TTGGCTCTGCTGAAAGAGATAGCGGAGGAGGTGCTAGGCAGGGACAAGGCAGCGCTGCTCTGGAAGAGGATCGATATAATAGGCGATATAGCAGTTATAAAGAAGCCTATACACGGCGGTGTGAGCATAGAGGATTTGAGGCTTGTAGCGGGGGAGCTCCTCAGGAGACTCCCCCACGTTAGGAGCGTGTGGCTAGCAACAGGTCCTGTAGGGGGGTTGTTTAAAGTCAGGAGAGATCTACTGCATCTAGCCGGGGAGAAGAGGACCTCTACGGTTTACCGTGAACACGGAGCCGAATTCCTCGTAGATATATCCAAGGTTTTCATAACTCCCAGGCTCAGCTTCGAGCACCTCCGCGTGGCGAGGCTTGTTAAGCCTGGAGAAACGGTTGTCAACATGTTCGCCGGAGTAGGGGTCTTCTCGATAATAATAGCTCTCAAATCAAGGCCTAGCAAGGTCTATAGCATTGACATAAACCCTGATGCATATAGGCTGATGATTGAGAACATTAGGCTTAACAGGGTTGAGGATGTTGTAGAGCCGATGTTAGGCGATTCAGCGAGGATAGTGAGTGAGAGTCTAAGGGGGGTTGCAGACCGGGTGCTGATGCCCCTGCCCGACCTCGCTCTAGACTATATAGGACATGCTCTCGACGCACTGAGAGGGCGGGGCTGGCTCCACGTTTACCTCCATGTCGACTATGAGAGGGGGAAGGGCCACCTGCGGAGGGCGTGCAAGCTGGTGGAAGCAGAGGTAGAGAGGCGGGGCTGGAGAGTGGTTGAGGCTAAGGCCCGCGTAGTGAGGAGCGTAGGGCCCAAGCTGCTGCAGGTCGTCGTTGACGCTGTGGTGAGGCGGGATGGGTAG
- a CDS encoding PolB1-binding protein PBP2 family protein: protein MDERVDKLFSLVESLGRVEKRVLKYFFENISVGEIKAVEELRHQGVEEPEEVIARLVDLGLLEEGVGCYNLAEPLREYVRKRGVPRELLV from the coding sequence GTGGACGAGAGGGTCGACAAGCTATTCTCCCTGGTGGAATCGCTGGGGAGGGTGGAGAAGAGGGTGCTGAAATATTTTTTCGAGAACATATCGGTGGGGGAGATTAAGGCTGTGGAGGAGCTGAGGCATCAGGGTGTGGAGGAGCCTGAAGAGGTTATAGCGAGGCTAGTGGATCTAGGACTTCTGGAGGAGGGTGTGGGCTGCTATAACCTTGCGGAGCCCCTGAGAGAGTATGTAAGGAAGAGGGGCGTTCCCCGCGAGCTACTAGTTTAG
- a CDS encoding M48 family metalloprotease has translation MSERSVEDELIDLLLLALSNLDIKYTALAQELASRMGSRGIIIVALFKENEKLPAYELAFSIGLGGYGIVFIRRELADKLPEEVIKFIVAHEVAHIVKNHAIASYTTRQLTKISFDSLKDSIKNLNRTKKSEKPTANLLLIIISLALLAQTTKYEATTIKEQELEADTLAAKTTGCKPALIFAEILNHLKKQGINTSHETTLGAPALTLDERINNIKRICQ, from the coding sequence TTGAGCGAAAGAAGTGTGGAGGATGAGCTAATAGATCTTCTGCTCCTCGCCTTATCTAACTTAGACATCAAATACACAGCATTAGCACAAGAACTAGCCTCCAGAATGGGCTCAAGAGGCATAATAATAGTGGCGCTGTTTAAAGAGAACGAAAAGCTACCAGCCTACGAGCTCGCATTCTCCATAGGACTAGGCGGCTACGGAATAGTGTTTATCCGTAGAGAACTAGCGGATAAGCTGCCAGAAGAGGTTATAAAATTCATCGTAGCACACGAAGTAGCCCATATAGTGAAGAACCACGCCATCGCATCCTACACGACAAGACAACTAACCAAAATAAGCTTCGACAGCCTCAAAGACTCAATCAAAAACCTAAACAGAACAAAGAAAAGTGAAAAACCCACCGCCAACCTACTACTAATAATAATCTCACTCGCCCTCTTAGCACAAACCACAAAATACGAAGCAACAACAATAAAAGAACAAGAACTAGAAGCAGACACACTAGCAGCAAAAACAACCGGCTGCAAACCAGCACTAATATTCGCAGAAATACTCAACCACCTAAAGAAACAAGGCATCAACACAAGCCACGAAACCACATTAGGAGCACCAGCCCTCACCCTAGACGAACGCATAAACAACATAAAAAGAATCTGCCAATAA